A single window of Candidatus Margulisiibacteriota bacterium DNA harbors:
- a CDS encoding glycoside hydrolase family 116 protein: protein TISGHGYTPNVVTQWLAALQAAQNMATLLGDNETATRYADWHAAGIPVLDLLWNNEGGYYNAFFSPTTEGINANVHSDMFFGDFYASMTGLPTAVSDERASRSLQTIYRTNGEAWAMVGNHGPLGLVNLRGSNGDPNRTEQGDEGWTGTMLLNAAHQIRLGQQTNNQDLVRKGWNIVHGFYNVVYSSSPDSQHWEFRTPEGYVNPSDMRYNNASRPYGNETGRAPKYMRALAIWAVYAALKDNQMPFNIYENKIANVRDTFPLPFEGREPVCRSY, encoded by the coding sequence ACAATCTCTGGCCATGGTTATACTCCAAACGTGGTTACTCAATGGCTGGCGGCTCTGCAAGCGGCCCAAAACATGGCGACGCTGTTGGGAGATAATGAAACCGCGACAAGATACGCCGACTGGCACGCGGCCGGAATCCCGGTATTAGACCTGCTCTGGAATAATGAAGGTGGATACTACAATGCCTTTTTCTCTCCAACAACCGAGGGAATTAATGCCAATGTCCATTCCGACATGTTTTTCGGCGACTTCTACGCTTCAATGACCGGACTGCCGACCGCCGTTTCTGATGAGCGAGCATCGCGTTCACTGCAAACTATCTACAGGACCAATGGGGAAGCTTGGGCTATGGTCGGCAACCATGGGCCGCTGGGATTGGTAAATCTTCGCGGGTCTAATGGAGACCCCAATCGGACTGAACAGGGAGACGAGGGGTGGACCGGCACTATGCTTCTGAACGCCGCCCACCAGATCAGGCTGGGACAACAAACAAATAACCAAGACCTGGTCCGCAAAGGTTGGAATATCGTGCATGGCTTTTATAATGTTGTTTACAGTTCAAGTCCAGACAGCCAGCATTGGGAGTTTCGGACCCCTGAAGGGTACGTCAATCCCAGTGACATGAGGTATAACAATGCCAGCCGGCCTTACGGCAATGAAACCGGCCGGGCCCCTAAATATATGAGGGCCCTGGCAATTTGGGCGGTTTACGCGGCGCTTAAAGATAACCAAATGCCGTTTAATATTTATGAAAACAAGATCGCTAACGTTCGAGATACTTTCCCCCTCCCTTTTGAAGGAAGAGAGCCGGTTTGCCGGAGTTATTGA
- a CDS encoding leucyl aminopeptidase, with amino-acid sequence MKIKIECGSIVDFKCDLLVVNEFAGIKQPGGATGAVDRALGGLIGRLTRDGEISGKLGEVTMLHALPGVKATKVAIVGLGKSEDFDLDAVRTASAAAIKKALEIRAKTVATIIHGAGIGGLEPEEAAKAVVEGSVLGVYNFAGYAKEKERPDHKIETLVLVDHDKAKVYAIKKGVELGRIIAEAENHARDLVNTPSNKMTPTNFAKVAEHIARINKLKCTIVDPKKVGMEALWAVAKGSSEPPKLVAIEYPGNPRSKEKLALIGKGITFDSGGISLKPSKKMGEMKTDMAGAAAVLGTMSLLADLKPKCNVIGIMPLTENMPSGHATRPGDVVGSLSGYTIEVLNTDAEGRMILADAITYAKQRGATRIIDIATLTGGCIVALGDAATGVIGNDQEFIDHIIRVGNRCGQKMWQLPLYDEYKEALKSRIADIKNTSETGKASPSSGGAFLAKFVGELPWAHLDIAGTAHLDKANGYLPEGATGVPVRTLIEYITRQG; translated from the coding sequence ATGAAAATCAAAATTGAGTGCGGCTCGATCGTGGACTTTAAATGCGACTTGCTGGTGGTTAACGAGTTTGCCGGAATAAAACAACCGGGCGGAGCGACAGGCGCGGTCGATAGGGCGTTGGGTGGACTGATCGGCAGGCTGACGCGCGATGGTGAGATCAGTGGTAAATTGGGCGAAGTGACCATGCTGCATGCCCTGCCGGGGGTTAAAGCGACGAAAGTAGCGATCGTCGGTTTGGGGAAAAGCGAAGATTTTGATCTGGACGCGGTCAGGACCGCGTCGGCCGCGGCGATCAAAAAAGCCTTGGAGATCAGGGCAAAAACGGTCGCGACCATTATTCATGGGGCGGGGATCGGGGGATTAGAACCGGAAGAGGCGGCCAAAGCTGTGGTCGAAGGTTCAGTCCTGGGTGTTTATAATTTTGCCGGTTACGCCAAAGAGAAAGAAAGACCGGACCATAAGATCGAGACCCTGGTGTTGGTTGATCATGACAAGGCCAAGGTCTATGCCATCAAAAAAGGGGTTGAGTTGGGGCGGATCATTGCTGAAGCGGAAAACCATGCTCGCGATCTGGTCAACACCCCGTCAAATAAAATGACCCCGACCAATTTTGCCAAAGTTGCCGAACACATTGCCAGGATAAACAAATTAAAATGCACCATTGTTGATCCCAAAAAGGTGGGGATGGAAGCGCTTTGGGCGGTCGCCAAAGGGTCTAGTGAGCCGCCGAAGCTGGTGGCGATCGAATATCCGGGGAATCCCCGTTCCAAAGAAAAGCTGGCGCTGATCGGCAAAGGGATCACTTTTGATTCCGGCGGGATCTCCCTCAAACCGTCAAAGAAAATGGGGGAGATGAAGACCGATATGGCGGGGGCGGCTGCTGTTTTGGGGACGATGAGCCTTCTTGCGGACCTGAAACCAAAATGTAATGTTATTGGCATTATGCCGCTGACCGAGAACATGCCTTCGGGCCACGCGACCCGGCCGGGGGATGTGGTTGGTTCATTGTCGGGGTACACGATCGAGGTATTAAATACCGATGCGGAGGGGCGGATGATCCTGGCCGACGCTATTACCTACGCAAAACAGCGCGGCGCGACCCGGATCATTGACATCGCGACCCTGACCGGCGGGTGCATTGTCGCTCTGGGGGATGCCGCGACCGGAGTGATCGGCAACGACCAGGAGTTTATCGATCATATTATCAGAGTAGGCAACCGCTGCGGCCAAAAAATGTGGCAGCTCCCCCTGTATGATGAATACAAGGAAGCGTTAAAGAGCCGGATCGCCGATATTAAAAATACTTCAGAGACCGGCAAGGCCTCGCCTTCATCGGGAGGCGCTTTCCTGGCCAAGTTTGTCGGAGAGCTCCCCTGGGCCCATCTTGATATTGCCGGGACCGCTCATCTAGACAAAGCAAATGGGTATCTGCCGGAAGGGGCGACCGGCGTGCCGGTCAGGACCCTGATCGAATATATTACCAGGCAAGGGTGA
- a CDS encoding LemA family protein has product MNKWLIGILVVIVLLGIWSVGVYNGLVGKDQEVKQSWAQVENQLQRRYDLIPNLVETVKGYATHEKELFENVAAARSAWAGAKNSTERINAANQVEGVLGRLLAVVESYPQLKASENFRALQDELAGTENRIAVARMRYNDMVQSYNVTAKSIPTVFVVRLFGFDHEKIFFAAPGEAKEAPKVKF; this is encoded by the coding sequence ATGAATAAGTGGCTGATCGGTATATTAGTAGTTATTGTTCTCTTAGGGATCTGGTCGGTTGGAGTTTACAATGGACTGGTCGGCAAAGACCAGGAGGTAAAACAGAGCTGGGCGCAAGTAGAGAACCAGCTCCAGCGCCGCTATGACCTGATCCCGAACCTGGTCGAGACGGTCAAAGGGTACGCGACCCATGAAAAAGAGCTCTTTGAGAACGTGGCCGCCGCCCGCTCCGCCTGGGCTGGGGCGAAGAACAGCACCGAGAGGATCAACGCTGCTAACCAGGTTGAAGGGGTTCTTGGCAGGTTGCTGGCCGTCGTAGAGAGTTACCCGCAGTTGAAAGCTTCGGAAAATTTCCGGGCTTTGCAGGACGAACTGGCCGGGACCGAAAACCGGATCGCCGTCGCCAGGATGAGATATAACGATATGGTCCAAAGCTACAACGTCACCGCTAAGTCGATCCCGACCGTTTTTGTCGTCAGGTTGTTCGGCTTTGACCATGAAAAGATCTTCTTTGCCGCTCCCGGAGAGGCAAAAGAGGCCCCAAAGGTTAAATTTTAA
- a CDS encoding TPM domain-containing protein, which produces MKRFLVIFFVLFYGLLMSAGGGEVVFPSAKGFVNDFAGVIEPAAAEKTEKLCQLLEQKTGAELAIVTVKTVMPLDPKSYAVKLFEKWGIGKKGKDNGLLLLVAVDDHRVEIEVGYGLEGTINDALAGQILDAYVMPNFKKGDFSGGIYRGAAALAERIAAAQKVELGNEYQGIKKQFNSENDDSFSDIWLILGIIVLLFVALALSSVIPGLWGLAFGAFFGFSVAGVVGAVVGAIIGFVLSFFIKSIPGGGSGGGSFGGGSFGGFGGGNFGGGGFGGGRSGGGGAGRSW; this is translated from the coding sequence GTGAAGCGTTTTTTAGTCATCTTTTTTGTCTTGTTTTACGGTCTTTTAATGTCGGCCGGAGGAGGGGAAGTCGTTTTTCCTTCCGCTAAAGGATTTGTCAATGATTTTGCCGGAGTGATCGAGCCGGCCGCCGCTGAAAAAACAGAGAAGCTCTGCCAGCTTCTTGAGCAAAAGACCGGCGCAGAACTGGCAATCGTGACGGTGAAAACAGTCATGCCGCTTGACCCGAAAAGCTATGCGGTTAAATTGTTCGAGAAATGGGGGATCGGCAAAAAAGGGAAAGACAACGGGCTTCTGCTCCTGGTCGCGGTTGACGACCATCGGGTCGAGATCGAAGTCGGTTACGGCTTGGAAGGGACGATCAACGATGCTCTGGCGGGACAGATCTTGGATGCCTATGTTATGCCGAACTTTAAAAAAGGGGATTTCAGCGGCGGCATATACCGCGGAGCGGCCGCTCTGGCCGAACGGATCGCCGCCGCGCAAAAAGTTGAACTTGGCAATGAATACCAGGGGATAAAAAAACAATTTAATTCGGAAAACGATGATTCGTTCTCGGATATTTGGTTGATCTTGGGGATTATTGTTTTGCTTTTTGTCGCTTTGGCCCTGTCCAGCGTCATTCCCGGTCTTTGGGGCTTGGCCTTTGGCGCTTTCTTCGGTTTTTCCGTTGCTGGGGTCGTTGGGGCGGTAGTTGGAGCAATAATTGGTTTTGTGTTATCATTCTTTATCAAATCTATCCCTGGTGGAGGCTCCGGAGGTGGATCGTTCGGTGGTGGATCATTTGGTGGTTTTGGTGGCGGGAATTTTGGTGGTGGAGGATTTGGCGGCGGACGGAGCGGTGGCGGCGGAGCCGGACGAAGTTGGTAA